A section of the Myxococcus virescens genome encodes:
- a CDS encoding MDR/zinc-dependent alcohol dehydrogenase-like family protein — protein sequence MDRIARPEPGPGAIRVRLEGCGVCGSNLPTWEGRDWFRYPMKPGTPGHEGWGVVDAVGSGVTDLRVGDRVATLSSAAFAEYDVVEASSAVVLPSSLAGKPFPGEPLGCAMNIFRRGDIQAGQTVAIIGIGFLGAVVTRLAANAGARVLAISRRPFSLELARAYGAAECIPMDDHGRIIDRVKALTGGAFCDRVIEAVGSQWPLDLAGELTRERGRLVIAGYHQDGPRQVNMQLWNWRGLDVINAHERDPRVYVEGIRLAVGAVASGALDPFPLFTHQFRLEELDRAFDALRSRPDGFLKALVTP from the coding sequence GTGGACCGCATCGCCCGGCCCGAGCCCGGCCCTGGCGCCATACGCGTGCGGCTGGAGGGCTGTGGCGTGTGCGGCTCCAACCTGCCCACCTGGGAGGGCCGTGACTGGTTCCGCTATCCGATGAAGCCCGGGACGCCCGGACACGAGGGCTGGGGCGTGGTGGATGCCGTGGGGAGCGGGGTGACGGACCTTCGCGTAGGAGACCGGGTGGCCACGCTCTCCTCGGCGGCCTTCGCGGAGTACGACGTGGTGGAGGCGTCATCGGCCGTGGTGCTCCCGTCCTCGCTCGCGGGCAAGCCCTTTCCGGGAGAGCCGCTGGGCTGCGCCATGAACATCTTCCGCCGCGGCGACATCCAGGCGGGGCAGACGGTGGCCATCATCGGCATCGGCTTCCTGGGCGCGGTGGTGACACGGCTCGCGGCGAACGCGGGCGCGCGGGTCCTCGCCATCTCCCGGCGTCCCTTCTCGCTGGAGCTGGCGCGGGCCTACGGCGCCGCCGAGTGCATCCCCATGGATGACCACGGCCGCATCATCGACCGCGTGAAGGCCCTCACCGGCGGCGCCTTCTGCGACCGCGTCATCGAGGCCGTGGGCTCGCAGTGGCCGCTCGACCTCGCGGGCGAGCTCACGCGGGAGCGGGGCCGGCTCGTCATCGCGGGCTACCACCAGGACGGGCCCCGGCAGGTGAACATGCAGTTGTGGAACTGGCGCGGCCTGGACGTCATCAACGCGCACGAACGCGACCCGCGCGTGTACGTGGAGGGCATCCGGCTCGCCGTGGGCGCCGTCGCCTCCGGCGCGCTGGACCCCTTTCCCCTCTTCACCCACCAGTTCCGCTTGGAGGAACTCGACCGCGCCTTCGACGCCCTGCGCTCCCGGCCGGACGGCTTCCTCAAGGCCCTGGTCACGCCATGA
- a CDS encoding protein-tyrosine phosphatase family protein translates to MEAAAYLAGPLGIRSVVDVRVEDCDDERVLRQHGITLLHLPTQDMQAIRLPMIHDGVAWVRARLARREKVLIHCEHGIGRSALLALCVLVEGGLPPLEALSLAKDRRNLVSPSPEQLTAFIAYTQALRASREVPWEVPGFDALAAIAYRHLRQG, encoded by the coding sequence ATGGAGGCCGCGGCCTACCTCGCGGGACCGCTTGGCATCCGCTCCGTGGTGGACGTGCGGGTCGAGGACTGCGACGACGAGCGGGTGCTTCGCCAGCACGGCATCACCCTCCTCCACCTGCCCACGCAGGACATGCAGGCCATCCGGTTGCCCATGATTCACGACGGCGTGGCCTGGGTGCGGGCGCGGCTGGCGCGGCGGGAGAAGGTGCTCATCCACTGCGAGCACGGCATCGGGCGCAGCGCGCTGCTGGCGCTGTGCGTCCTCGTGGAGGGTGGCCTGCCCCCCTTGGAGGCGCTGTCGCTCGCCAAGGACCGCCGGAACCTCGTGTCACCGAGCCCCGAGCAGCTCACGGCCTTCATCGCGTACACACAAGCGCTGCGCGCATCACGCGAGGTGCCCTGGGAGGTGCCCGGGTTCGATGCGCTCGCGGCCATCGCCTACCGCCACCTGCGCCAGGGCTGA
- a CDS encoding glycosyl hydrolase translates to MIEAVKLWNEPNNMSHWDFGLDADWAIFSRMVRLAGAAVRAENPRLPRVLGGMAPIDVSFLRRMEAQGALDEVDVVAVHGFPLDWNHWQLDEWPERLAEIRAVSRHPIWVTEVGVSTFGAEEVQEFGLRRTAELLLDQVDRVHWYSLYDLPRAWPATTRHREAEGSSYYRHFYMGLLREDGTPKRAMRHFADYTPQLGICQWFHFEDHRLDDAVAWLRKMGVRKLRTGLSWADSHRPGAEAWFDRQMRALDGFDVTLTYCFTPGSRGLKDHHTSPPQQVEEFADFCARMTRRYAQ, encoded by the coding sequence ATGATTGAGGCGGTGAAGCTGTGGAATGAACCCAACAACATGTCGCACTGGGACTTCGGGCTGGATGCCGACTGGGCCATCTTCTCCCGGATGGTGCGGCTGGCGGGCGCCGCGGTGCGCGCGGAGAACCCCCGGCTGCCGCGCGTGCTGGGGGGGATGGCGCCCATCGACGTGTCCTTCCTGCGCCGCATGGAAGCGCAGGGCGCCCTGGATGAGGTGGACGTCGTCGCGGTGCATGGCTTCCCGCTCGACTGGAACCACTGGCAGCTCGACGAATGGCCCGAACGCCTGGCGGAGATTCGCGCCGTGTCACGTCACCCTATCTGGGTGACGGAGGTGGGGGTGTCCACCTTCGGCGCTGAGGAGGTGCAGGAGTTCGGCCTGCGTCGCACCGCCGAGCTCCTGCTGGACCAGGTGGACCGCGTGCACTGGTACAGCCTCTACGACCTGCCCAGGGCCTGGCCCGCGACGACACGCCACCGCGAGGCGGAGGGCTCGTCCTACTACCGGCACTTCTACATGGGGCTGCTGCGCGAGGACGGCACGCCCAAGCGGGCCATGCGCCACTTCGCGGACTACACGCCCCAACTGGGCATCTGCCAGTGGTTCCACTTCGAGGACCACCGGCTGGATGACGCCGTGGCCTGGCTGCGAAAGATGGGCGTCCGCAAGCTGCGCACGGGCCTGAGCTGGGCAGACAGCCACCGGCCCGGCGCCGAGGCGTGGTTCGACCGGCAGATGCGCGCGCTCGACGGCTTCGACGTGACGCTGACGTACTGCTTCACCCCCGGCTCCCGGGGCCTCAAGGACCACCACACGAGTCCGCCCCAGCAGGTGGAGGAGTTCGCGGATTTCTGCGCGCGGATGACGCGCCGGTATGCGCAGTGA
- a CDS encoding TIGR04290 family methyltransferase, with protein sequence MTPSELTAEQLQHQVHSLGDWFHNLDLHGVQTAPRHPLGDFPAVFWRTFQRAFPRDLTGKSVLDIGCNGGFYSIEMKRRGAARVVGIDSDARYLAQARFATQVLGVDVDLHQLDVYEAGALGEKFDVVLFMGVLYHLRHPLLALDLLHEHVVRDLLIFQTMERGSAQVGPVAADYPISEHAVFDRPDFPKLHFIERRYAGDPTNWWVPNAACTEAMLRSAGFELLERPAREIYLCRRSTRPEVLQ encoded by the coding sequence ATGACCCCGTCCGAGTTGACGGCCGAGCAGCTTCAACACCAGGTGCATTCGTTGGGTGACTGGTTCCACAACCTGGACCTGCACGGCGTGCAGACGGCGCCCCGGCATCCCCTGGGAGACTTCCCGGCCGTGTTCTGGCGGACCTTCCAGCGAGCCTTCCCCAGGGATTTGACGGGCAAGTCCGTGCTCGACATCGGCTGCAACGGGGGCTTCTACAGCATCGAAATGAAGCGGCGGGGCGCGGCCCGCGTGGTGGGCATCGACAGCGACGCGCGCTACCTGGCCCAGGCCCGTTTCGCCACCCAGGTGCTGGGGGTGGACGTGGACCTGCATCAGCTTGACGTGTACGAAGCGGGCGCGCTGGGCGAGAAGTTCGATGTCGTGCTCTTCATGGGCGTGCTCTACCACCTGCGCCATCCCTTGCTCGCGCTGGACCTGCTCCATGAGCACGTCGTGAGGGACCTGCTCATCTTCCAGACGATGGAGCGGGGCAGCGCCCAGGTGGGGCCGGTGGCGGCGGACTACCCCATCTCCGAGCACGCCGTCTTCGACCGGCCGGACTTCCCGAAGCTGCACTTCATTGAACGCCGTTATGCCGGAGACCCCACCAACTGGTGGGTGCCCAATGCGGCATGCACGGAGGCCATGCTCCGCTCCGCCGGCTTCGAATTGCTCGAGCGGCCCGCCCGGGAAATCTACCTGTGCCGACGCAGCACGCGCCCGGAGGTGCTCCAATGA